Within Citrus sinensis cultivar Valencia sweet orange chromosome 1, DVS_A1.0, whole genome shotgun sequence, the genomic segment GTGCGATAGGTTCCCGTCACACCAAATTTTGTGCGACAGGTTCCCGTCACACCAAATTTTGTGCGACTGCCTTTCTGTCgcacaaaaaatttgattacaCAATCTGAAATTTTGTGCGACAGGTTCCCGTCGCACCAAATTTTGTGCAACAAATGCTGTCGcacaaaaaaatcatattacacAAAATTTAGGTTATTTTCTGGAGGTCATAATTATAgctaaataaattcattttttgtgtataatatatcatttcaaCGCTTGCAATGAAACAAATCAAACCCACAATGTGTAACCacatttgttatattttttgtatattttgtaGATTTAATGGATTCAGTTGTGCTTCAACTGTGTTACGACGGTTGGTGGGAGACGTTGGCGGATGGGAGTATGGAGTACGTGAATGGCAATAATACAGCCTTTCTAATTCGAAAAGACTGTACATTTGATCAGTTTCTGGCAAGAGTTTATGATGTGTTACAGATAAATCGTAATGAATACAATATCACcatgaagacaactttgaggtcTAGAAATACAATGTATCATACATGTTCACTGCCTATGGACATATTTAACAATGAAATAGTCAAGGTTGTGTTACATATGGCCTCTGATGTGGTAAATTACGGATGCATTCCTATATTTGTGACCACATCTTTTCGAGTTGATTACCAAGATCTTGAGCCATCTGTAGAAATTGAAACTTCTTTTAGAGCAAATGTCTCTGTCCCTGATAGTGAAGAAGAGGTATTACCACAGACACTGTCTTTACAACAACGTTACTCTCCACTCCACGGCTACAATGACACTATTAATGACAATGGCATTACCCTAGCGGATGTTGAAGTAGAGGCATTACCACAGACATTGTCATTAAAGCAATGTTACTCTCCATTCTACAATAATGAATTTCGCAGTAATTATGATCCTATTGACGACATCGGCAACACAGCAGTAGATAATGTTTGTATGGAACTATATAATAATACAACGGACAACCATTTCAATAGTTCAGTTTGTGATGGAGGCGTTAGTCCTTATCATTTTCCTACTAATGTTGATGATCAGAATAGTATTCCTATTAATAACATTGCCAGCCAACCTATTCCTTTAGTGCCACGTTCGAGAAGGAGAACAACAGTTGACCACCTCGCACAACTTGCTCCAGTTTTACCTTCAAACTTAGCTGCTCCTAACTTGGtcagaaattataattatgatgaTGTTAGTGTGGGTAAGTTGTTTGTTGCCAAGAATGAGTTAATACTACAACTGCGTAAAGTTGCCTTGAGGGGTAAATTTGATTTCAGGATCACACGGTCCACAACAACACGTTTCGAGGCCCAGTGTTCTTCGGAATTATGTAAATGGCGTATTCGAGCAACAAGAGTTTCGAATGAGCAGAATGTTCCGTGGTTAGTGAGAAGAGTTGACAACATACACACTTGTTGTAATGAGGTATTGGCTGGTGGTGTTCATCAAGTAAGGAGTCGGGTTGTTGGTCATATTATTGCGGACAAGTtcatccaagaaaaatgaatatatacTCCAAATGATATCAGAGCAGACATCCAACAGGAATACGGTGTCCAATTAACATATCAGCAAGCATATCGGGCCAAAGAAGTTGGCCTTGAAATAGTTCGAGGCAACCCTGTAGAATCATATAACTTACTTCCTAAATACTCTCATGTTTTGACCAAAGCAAATGAAGGTACAGTTACTCACCTGCAGCGAGAtggaaatgataatttcttatacTATTTTGTAGTTATTGGCTCTTCTATCAAGGGTTTCATGCAGTGCATGAGGCCAGTGATTGCTGTGGATGGTACTCATCTAAAGGGGTTATACCGTGGAACTATGTTTGTTGCGACCTGCCTGGATGGAAACAACCAATTGTATCTGTTAGCCATTGGGGTTATGGATTCGGAAAACAATGATGCTTGGGAATGGTTTATGACGAAATTACATGGAGTAATTGGTGATATGCCGGAGTTGGTATTTATCTCAGACCGATGCACCGCGATCAAGAGAGCCGTTTTAAAAGTATTTCGCTTAGCTGTCcatggcgtttgtttttaccaTGTCAAAGGTAACGTTAAGCCAAAATTCAAGATGTCGAAAGCTCTTTGGGATGAATTTGAGCCTGCCTTCATAAACGCAGTGAAAACATATGGACacgaagaatttaaaaaacaactaGAGGGGTTGTGGCAACTCCACGCGGATGCAGCTGACTACTTAGAGAATAATGTTAGCACATGTAATTGGGCAAGGTCTGAGTTCGAAGGTAGAAGGTACAGTATTCTAACCACCAACATTGCAGAGAACGTGAATTCATTACTGAGGGAACCGAGGAAATTTCCTATAactcatcttgttgatcacttTAGGAAAACATTGCagcaatggttttatgataggAAAATTACGGCTGAGTCGATGAGTACTCGTCTAACAACGTGGGCAGACGAAATAGTCTCTGATAGGAGAACTTTGGCTGAAAGAATGACCGTTCGTCCTGTGGCTCAGTATCGATTTCATGTTTTGGGTGGTGGTATTAAAGAAGGGATAGTTGACATTCGTGAGAAGACTTGCTCCTGTAGAGTGTTCCAACTTGATCAGCTTGTTTGTGCACATGCAATTGCTGCTTGCATAACCGTGTGCGTGGATTACATAAGTCTTTGTTTCGAATTTTACACTCAGGAATCATTAGTGACGGCTTATGCACAACCAGTAGACCCTGTTGGCGACATGGCATATTGGGAGGTTCCTGAGGAAATTCGAGCAATGAAAGTTAACCCACCAATAGAAGCACCATTGCTCGGCCGTCGTCCAGAGCTCAGAATACCCTCTGTTGGTGAGGATGTTGACAGGAGAACTATAAGATGTGGCCGGTGCAACGAAGTGGGTCATAATCGAAAAAAGTGCAAAAATCCCATTGCATCGACACGAAGCTAATTGTATCgttttaaattgttatgtattttgagatctgatttttatttatta encodes:
- the LOC127903144 gene encoding uncharacterized protein LOC127903144; amino-acid sequence: MRPVIAVDGTHLKGLYRGTMFVATCLDGNNQLYLLAIGVMDSENNDAWEWFMTKLHGVIGDMPELVFISDRCTAIKRAVLKVFRLAVHGVCFYHVKGNVKPKFKMSKALWDEFEPAFINAVKTYGHEEFKKQLEGLWQLHADAADYLENNVSTCNWARSEFEGRRYSILTTNIAENVNSLLREPRKFPITHLVDHFRKTLQQWFYDRKITAESMSTRLTTWADEIVSDRRTLAERMTVRPVAQYRFHVLGGGIKEGIVDIREKTCSCRVFQLDQLVCAHAIAACITVCVDYISLCFEFYTQESLVTAYAQPVDPVGDMAYWEVPEEIRAMKVNPPIEAPLLGRRPELRIPSVGEDVDRRTIRCGRCNEVGHNRKKCKNPIASTRS